In Primulina eburnea isolate SZY01 chromosome 3, ASM2296580v1, whole genome shotgun sequence, one DNA window encodes the following:
- the LOC140828444 gene encoding uncharacterized protein, with amino-acid sequence MGEEKEKLDSIREWIVENKLRAVGILWASGIVGSMAYNWSQPNMKPSVKIIHARLHAQALTLAALAGAAIVEYYDHRSGAKAERVAKFLELHEHEHKN; translated from the exons ATGGGTGAAGAGAAGGAAAAGCTTGATTCTATTAGGGAATGGATCGTGGAAAACAAGCTTCGAGCTGTTG GGATTCTATGGGCTAGTGGAATTGTGGGTTCGATGGCATATAATTGGTCTCAACCAAACATGAAACCGAGCGTTAAGATCATTCATGCCAG GTTGCACGCCCAAGCTCTTACTCTCGCAGCCTTAGCCGGGGCTGCCATTGTCGAGTACTACGACCATAGGTCAGGAGCAAAAGCGGAACGCGTTGCAAAGTTTCTCGAGCTGCACGAGCATGAACACAAGAATTGA